TCCCGAGAGCACGACATCCTCCCCACCTCTCAACCATGTTGGGGAAACCAGCCCCGGCGCTGCGGCATTGAAGAAACGTACATCGAAGTCGAGCGGCCACAGGGGCGCACGTTCGTCGACCCAGGCCTGGCCATAGGTGCCACCAAACCCCAAACGCGGCTGCCACCCTCGAGCAATGGGCCCGAATCCGGCGGGCATGACCCGGTCTGTGGGCGAGGAGAGCAAGCGAGACGGCTCCTCCAGGTTGGGGAGTGGCTGATCCAAAGCATCGCGAGTCGACCGGTAGTAGCCACGCCCCACGGGATTACGCGCCTCGTACCTGGCGGGCTCCCCCTCGGGGGCCGTGGCCGCGCCTCCGAAGCTCCGCTCGTAGACGAGTGGCATCGACTCGAAAGGCCGGGGTTCGGATGCACGCCCTCCCACGAGCCCACGAGCCCAGACTCGATCTCCAAAGACCCTCACCCCTTTCTGACAGGGGCCCACGCGTGCCGCCGCGAGCACCTCCTTCACGGGACGCCCCCGAGGAGCCCAGGCATGCCCGGAGATGTAGATGTCGGTTCCCTGGCGGATGTAGGCATTCTGCCCCTCGACCCGGAGGCTCGATTTCCCCGGCTCGCCCCAATACGCATCCGAGGTCGGCGGCGGGAGTTGCTCGTCGGTCCGCAACG
This DNA window, taken from Pyxidicoccus xibeiensis, encodes the following:
- a CDS encoding DUF2169 family type VI secretion system accessory protein, coding for MSVEARSLLLMPNLEILTRFGAVDLVSMDKDGRELLVVCVAGRFALPAGGQSFSQAPLRTDEQLPPPTSDAYWGEPGKSSLRVEGQNAYIRQGTDIYISGHAWAPRGRPVKEVLAAARVGPCQKGVRVFGDRVWARGLVGGRASEPRPFESMPLVYERSFGGAATAPEGEPARYEARNPVGRGYYRSTRDALDQPLPNLEEPSRLLSSPTDRVMPAGFGPIARGWQPRLGFGGTYGQAWVDERAPLWPLDFDVRFFNAAAPGLVSPTWLRGGEDVVLSGFSPDGRIAFPLPCHRLALKVVFRRRVVRRLMVLDAVHLDTDERTLTLVWRSAVPAHRELQEHVRSVVRELEPWEEVTS